DNA from Eucalyptus grandis isolate ANBG69807.140 chromosome 5, ASM1654582v1, whole genome shotgun sequence:
AATGTTGGGTCTCATTATCTGATTCAACTATTCTTGGCCCAAAAGAAATCACGATTCCACTTCACGATGGCCATAATATTCGTCCACTTTACTTGGGCCAAAGTATAATTTCCAAGTTATCTAcgcccaaaatagaaaaaaagaagaaggaaaaccaTCCACTTTGCAAATCCATGATAAGTTGAACACCTGTTTGCAAAAtagtttaaaaattgaaatgcaagCCCAGTTTGATAATGGGCTTCAACATTTTGATTGAGCTTGTTTTCGACCCAATCATCATGTTCGTAGTCTTCCCCATATGATATCAACTTATCCTTTCATAATCACCGCTTTTgcacatttttttaaataaagtaataccatttaaaatctcaaattggcaCTTCATGACAtattatctcaaattaattttcatattataaaAATGCTCAAACCAATACTTTATCACGCATTTGCCTTtagtaaaattttcattttactgAATACCCAAAATTGACATTCAGAACCTAAATCTATCTCTACGTCAAATCCCATATAGCTAATGGAGGGCATATATATGGGGTGAAAGTGTCATAAATGCGTGatacgaaaattaatttggcAATTTATGTGTCATAAGGtattgatttaagattttttgtgaaagaaaatcaattagtgCTAAATATATCACGGGTATCGCTTTTTGGGATTTCTTTTTTGTGGTAGTTAagtcctcttccttttttccccctaaTTGTAGGGGTTACTTAGTCATTTTATTATTGGTGGTTTGATGACACGTATACGGTATGTTGATCAAAATTGGCTTTGTCAGTACTTTTTCAATCATTTGGCATTTCGTGTTATCAACCCTCATTTCAAATTTGCTACTTAAGGAGAAAAATTTTAATCCTCCAATAAATTCTTTGATTAAAATCATTTATGTGCAAACCCTTTGAAAATCTATGATTTCTCCCCTCAGATTGCATAATACTGAAATGGCATCAATAGTGAATTGTGCAGTGTGCACATCGTCACAAAAAAATTGCCAGTAGAGGATTTATAGAGAAGTTTAGTACTTATTCAATTCTCATGTTACAAAATGCGAGTGACTTTCAATCTTTGGCATGATCACTGCGACTGCAAGgaataaattttattcaattaggCCAGGAATGCCAAAACAAGTTAAAAGAAAGGAGCAAAATTTCTGGGAGAAATTCCAGCAGTACCATTTTCATATGACGCTTACTTGAGTGTGATTAATTATTGATCATTCCCTTGGATGTCATAAGTTTTCAACCGATCACTTGATTGTTATGActattagaataaaaaaatcattcatttgagtgtcataactcTTAAAAAGATTCACCATAGGTATTGAAAATTTGACATGATATGACACCTGTATATAAAATTCAAGTGATCGATTGAAAAATCACGACACTCGAATGAAAATCGTATGAAAGTTGTAGCACTCATATGATCTAATAAAATGTATGTTCTGCAACTCAAGTGACTGATGAAAACTTATGGTACTCAGGTGAATAATGCTCAAAAGTCATAACACTTAAATATATCTTTTCTCTATAAAACAATGTCAGTATTTCCAAAGCACAATTAGTAAACTTTTAACAAGTGCCTTGAGGGCACtcttttaacattttcataagTAAGAAACACTTTACAAAGACAATTACTTAAAAAGCCGACAGGAAGGGAAATCATATAATCTTAAGTATCATAAACTTAAGGTATTGTCCATTTGTGATAAAAATATACACATAAGGTAGCAAGAGATAGATACAACTTGTCAATTTTCCTGTTGCAGCAACTAATTTGCTCAACGGAGTAGCAGCACGTTCTCAAGAAATCCTTTCGCCCAAGCAAAAACCcagaaaagagggaagaagaaaaagcaaacaaaattcaaaacctaAGCAGTTTGAGACTGTTGTTGCATATTTCCATGCCAAACCCACACAACATCCTTCAATGAAGGCTTCAAGTCATGGTCGCAAAACTCCTGGTACTCCAGTGTGTCCCCTGCTGCCTTCTTGACTTCCACAAACGAAAAGCTTGGAGTGACCTCAAAGAACTCTGCATCTATGGCGAGCTGCCCTTTCCTCCCTTCCTTGTTCCCCTGCAGCTTCACCACCCCGTTGTTCGTCTCGACCTTGAATTGCTCTGTGGATGCCAGCTCCTCGAACTTGGACATGATCGCCGCCACGGGCTTCGTGCTTGTGAACCGCGCCTGGGGCCTCTGGTTCGCGTGATTCTCGAATAGGTTGGACAGGTCGAATCCTTTCGAGAGGGATATGATGTCGAACGCGTTGAAGCTGGCTGGCTTGAGCGGGCTTATTGGCGGTTTTGCTGCTGCCGCTGATGCTGCTTCCGCTTCGGGATACACTTCCGATGGCTCGAATGCAGCCTGGATGTCCTTCATTGTCACGCTGCTATTGATCCGAGAAATCGGCGGGGGCTCGAACCGCTTGAACCCTTTCTTGAACCAATTGTTGTCCATGATTTTGTCTATCCCGATCCTTGAGTTGGGATTGGGGTCAAGGATTTTCGAGAGCAGCTTCCTGACTTCATGAGGGAACCATTGCGGGCACTTGAAGTCCCCCTTGGAGATCTTCCTATACATCTCCATGAGGTTGGCATCGTGGAACGGAAGATACCCCGCCATGAGGACGAACAACACGACGCCGCACGACCAGATGTCTGCCTTGGCCCCGACGTAGCCCTTCTTGTTGATGACCTCCGGGGCCACGTACGCCGGGGTCCCGCACGTCGTGTGGAGCAGCCCGTCCTGCCTCTGGGACTCGCACGGTGCGCTCAGCCCGAAGTCGGACACCTTCAGGTTGCCATTCTCGTCAAGGAGGAGGTTCTCGGGCTTGATGTCACGGTGGTACACCCCTCGGCTGTGGCAAAAGTCGACTGCCTCGATCAATTGCTGGAAGTATTTCCGGGCCATGTCCTCCTTGAGCTTACCCTTGGCCACCTTGTTGAACAGCTCGCCGCCTTTGACGTACTCCATCGCAAAGTAGATCTTGGTCTTGCTCGCCATGACCTCGTAGAGCTGCACGATGTTGGGGTGCCGCACGAGGCGCATCACGGAGATCTCACGCTTGATCTGGTCGATCAGGCCGACTCTCAGCACCTTCTCCTTGTCGATGATCTTGATCGCCACGTTCTGGCCGGTCTTCAGGTTCCGCCCGTGGTAGACCTTCGCGAACGTGCCCTGGCCTAGCAGCCGCCCGACCTCGTACCGGTGCATCAATGTCACGCCCTTCttctccatcctctctctccctcctccctcccaaTCTAAGACCCAATCGGAAGATGAAACCGATTACAGGATGACGATCTATTGGATTGGAACATAAACCGCTGTCCTGGCTCCATTCTGATGTCTCTCCTTCATCTGGGGACAAGGAGGATCACCAGATGATTTCCAGGAAAAAACGGAGAGGGAAAAGGGCAGAACGAAGGGACCAAGGAACTTCCGACCTTGCCAAAATGCCGGGCTCAGAGACAAtctttatttattgttttacaGAAGCTAGAAACAAAATTTCTCATGAAGAGAACACCAGATTTCTTACCaaattaaaacctaaaattagCAAACCTCTTCCACAGAAAATTCATTGGAtgatttttctagtttctatAGATAGTAATCGATGAGTCATATGGTTGTGCCTTATTTAGATAATCTAATGGCTGTTAATTCACTGGCTTTCATAAATTCTAGGAAATTCTAAGCTTATACTGACGATTCAACAccagaaaaagggggaaaagaaaaaggaaaggaaatcgaGTCAACAGGAAAGAATGTACGGGCAATTTCTCGAGTGGATTTGGATGAGAAAAGTACAATATAAGTGGTGGTGATAAAGGTTCCAGAAATGCCTAGTCCTGTCCAGGTCAGAATTACAACAGAAAACACCAAATttaagcaaaaggaaaagagagagagagagagagagagagagagagagagagataataaaCTAAGAATTTGAGGAAAATGCAGAGTAC
Protein-coding regions in this window:
- the LOC104446932 gene encoding CBL-interacting protein kinase 5 is translated as MEKKGVTLMHRYEVGRLLGQGTFAKVYHGRNLKTGQNVAIKIIDKEKVLRVGLIDQIKREISVMRLVRHPNIVQLYEVMASKTKIYFAMEYVKGGELFNKVAKGKLKEDMARKYFQQLIEAVDFCHSRGVYHRDIKPENLLLDENGNLKVSDFGLSAPCESQRQDGLLHTTCGTPAYVAPEVINKKGYVGAKADIWSCGVVLFVLMAGYLPFHDANLMEMYRKISKGDFKCPQWFPHEVRKLLSKILDPNPNSRIGIDKIMDNNWFKKGFKRFEPPPISRINSSVTMKDIQAAFEPSEVYPEAEAASAAAAKPPISPLKPASFNAFDIISLSKGFDLSNLFENHANQRPQARFTSTKPVAAIMSKFEELASTEQFKVETNNGVVKLQGNKEGRKGQLAIDAEFFEVTPSFSFVEVKKAAGDTLEYQEFCDHDLKPSLKDVVWVWHGNMQQQSQTA